The following coding sequences lie in one Pristis pectinata isolate sPriPec2 chromosome 20, sPriPec2.1.pri, whole genome shotgun sequence genomic window:
- the LOC127581016 gene encoding decorin-like: MNGALQVFVSCLVAFLLCQAKPFKQSGLSDLMEEDFGSGAGSVPARSPARQYSCPARCRCHITVVQCSNLGLTKVPAYILPDTTLLDLQNNKIRELKDKDFKNLKNLLILILVNNRLRRIHSKAFAPLQNLRRLYLSKNLISSVPDNMPKSLVELHICDNKINFVKKKPFDGMSNMFALELSRNPLLPKGIAKGAFQGLKSLFYLRITETGLTEIPKDLPSSISEIHLDRNKILKVEMDDFKNLNTLIRLRLSSNRIRYFANRTLSHMPNLQDLHLDNNRLFAIPPGLPQHKNIMALYLNDNQIAHIKSGDFCPQVDDPTKSPYSRISLYGNPIPYWEIEPEVFRCALDWIFIQLERPN; encoded by the exons ATGAATGGAGCTCTTCAGGTCTTCGTGTCCTGCCTGGTGGCTTTCTTGCTCTGCCAGGCCAAACCCTTCAAGCAGTCCGGACTCTCTGACCTCATGGAAGAGGATTTCGGATCCGGAGCCGGATCAGTTCCCGCGCGTTCTCCTGCTCGTCAGTACTCCTGTCCAGCCAGGTGCCGATGTCACATAACAGTGGTTCAATGTTCCAATCTCG GTCTCACCAAGGTCCCTGCCTACATTCTACCTGATACCACACTGCTGGATCTCCAGAATAACAAGATCAGAGAACTGAAGGATAAAGACTTCAAAAACCTGAAGAACCTTCTG ATTTTAATTCTTGTGAACAACAGGCTGCGAAGGATCCACTCCAAGGCCTTCGCCCCTCTCCAGAACCTGAGGCGGTTATACCTGTCCAAGAACCTGATCAGTAGTGTCCCAGACAACATGCCCAAGAGCCTTGTGGAACTCCACATATGTGACAACAAAATAAACTTTGTGAAAAAGAAACCTTTCGACGGGATGTCTAACATGTTTGCACTTG AATTAAGCAGAAATCCACTACTGCCGAAAGGGATTGCCAAAGGAGCCTTTCAAGGGCTGAAATCTCTGTTTTACCTCCGGATTACCGAAACTGGACTTACTGAAATTCCAAAAG ACCTACCAAGTTCAATATCTGAAATACATCTCGACCGCAATAAAATtcttaaagtggagatggatgattttaaaaatctcaacacTTTGATCAG GTTGCGACTGAGCTCCAACAGGATCCGGTACTTTGCCAATAGGACTCTCAGTCACATGCCAAACCTGCAGGACCTCCACTTGGACAACAACAGACTGTTTGCCATCCCACCGGGTCTGCCCCAGCACAAAAACATCATG GCTCTCTATCTCAATGACAACCAGATAGCTCACATAAAGAGCGGTGACTTCTGCCCACAGGTCGATGACCCAACGAAAAGTCCGTACAGCAGGATCAGCCTGTATGGGAATCCTATTCCATACTGGGAAATTGAGCCAGAGGTCTTCCGCTGTGCTTTAGATTGGATTTTCATCCAACTGGAACGACCCAACTGA